The genomic interval CAGTCGGACGATTTGTTCAGAGTCATGCGGCACACGATCGACCGCTTGGAACGTGACGACACCGCGCGAGGCGATCTGAAAATTCTGTCGCGGACGTTGCGCGAGTTGCGATATGCGTTCAAGGTTTTTCGCCCGTACCGTCGGCGTCGCAAGGTCACGATCTTTGGTTCAGCGCGGACGCAGCCAGATCATCCCGACTACCAGACGGCGGTTGAACTTGCCCAGCGAATGGCATCCCACGGGTGGATGGTGATCACCGGTGCCGGCGGCGGAATCATGGAAGCCGGACACAAGGGCGCCGGCCGTGAAGCGTCCATGGGATTGAACATCATGTTGCCGTTTGAGCAAGGAGCGAATCCGTTCATCGACGGCGACCCCAAGCTGGTGACGATGAAGTATTTCTTCACGCGAAAGCTGATGTTCGTCAAAGAATGCAGTGGCGTGGTTTGTTGCGCGGGCGGTTTCGGGACGTTGGACGAAGCGCTCGAGACGTTGACGCTGATGCAAACGGGCAAACAAACGATGATGCCGCTGGTGCTGTTGGATCATCCCGGCGGCAGCTACTGGAGTGACCTGGGCGTCTTCTTTGAAAAGCAATTGCTCAAAGGCGGAATGATCAGCCCCGAAGACGTGAACCTGTACAAGATCACCAATGATGTGGATGTTGCGATCGAAGAGATCCTAAGGTTTTATCGTTGTTATCACAGCATGCGATATGTCAAAGATCGCTTGGTGTTGCGATTGAAAGACAAGCTCAGCGGCGAAAAGATGGAGGAGTTGCAAACAAAATTTGCGGACATTTTGGTGTCTGGAAAGTTTGAGCAAACCGGCGCGTTGCCCGAGGAGGAAGGGGAGCCCGAATTGGCCGACATGCCACGATTGGTGTTTCGATTCAATCGCCGTGCGCTGAGTCGATTGAGAATGCTGATCGACACGGTCAACGCGCCATGAGGCGACGCCGTCTAGAATTCTGACAGTCAAGAATACGAGCACGAAGCGCAAGCGAGTGAATTTCGCGACTCACTCGCTTGCGCGTCGTGCTGGTAAAGACGAGATTTATGGCTGTGCATCGTCCAGTCTTAGAACATGGGTTCGATCAATACGCCGATTTTGTTCCTCCATTTGGAACATACGCCGAAGGCGTTCAACAACATAGCCCAGGGTAAGGTTCCCGCGAGTGAAACGAGCGGGACCGCCACCCTGGGTTGAAAACGCGATCGACTCTCACCTCACTCCCGCTCCGATTTTGGCGGCGAAGCCGCCAAAATCGGAGCGGGAGTGAGGTACAAAAGCGTCAATTCGCCAAAGCGAATGACGGCTTTAACCCTGGGCTATGTTGTTAAACGCCTTCGGCGTAGGGAGAAAACTTGCGCATGCCAATCCAATCCGCGTTCGGGTGCCCAAGAGAAACACGGGGTTTCATTTTTCGTCATCCGGCTACAATGGATGACTTGAGGGCTCGCGTGAGCCGGGTATTTGTCAGAATTCAACAGTGGAGCGACAGGCAATGAGCGAGACAGGCGGCGATATCGCACCCGTTTACAACTCAGCCGTTGTCGGTGCCGAGAGCATCTTGCTGGTCGACGATACGGTGATTTTGCGAGACCGATTGGCGTTGGCGCTCCAGCAGCGTGGGTTCACGGTCTCCACGGCGGGGAATTTTGACGAAGCCGTTGAGGTGTTTCGTCGCAACCCGACCGATCTGGCGGTGTTGGACCTGCGCATGCCCGGCCGCAGCGGACTGGATTTGTTGCGAAAACTGCTGATGATCAAACCAGACACACGCGTGATCATTCTGTCTGGTTTTGGCAGCATTCCGGCCTCGATCGACGCGATTCGTGCCGGTGCCGTTAATTTTCTGTGCAAGCCGGCAGATGCTGACGACATATTGTCAGCCTTTGTCCGTGGCGATGAGCCATCGGTGCCCAAGGGCGCGGTGTCCTTTCCCGCACCCTCGCTTGCTCGCAACGAGTGGGAGCACATTCACCGGGTTTTGGCCGATTGTGGCAACAACATCAGCGAAGCCGCTCGCAGGCTGGGG from Stieleria varia carries:
- a CDS encoding LOG family protein; this translates as MHAEDLPSEAIGEDELHRPQPADEPITTVQSDDLFRVMRHTIDRLERDDTARGDLKILSRTLRELRYAFKVFRPYRRRRKVTIFGSARTQPDHPDYQTAVELAQRMASHGWMVITGAGGGIMEAGHKGAGREASMGLNIMLPFEQGANPFIDGDPKLVTMKYFFTRKLMFVKECSGVVCCAGGFGTLDEALETLTLMQTGKQTMMPLVLLDHPGGSYWSDLGVFFEKQLLKGGMISPEDVNLYKITNDVDVAIEEILRFYRCYHSMRYVKDRLVLRLKDKLSGEKMEELQTKFADILVSGKFEQTGALPEEEGEPELADMPRLVFRFNRRALSRLRMLIDTVNAP
- a CDS encoding response regulator transcription factor, whose amino-acid sequence is MSETGGDIAPVYNSAVVGAESILLVDDTVILRDRLALALQQRGFTVSTAGNFDEAVEVFRRNPTDLAVLDLRMPGRSGLDLLRKLLMIKPDTRVIILSGFGSIPASIDAIRAGAVNFLCKPADADDILSAFVRGDEPSVPKGAVSFPAPSLARNEWEHIHRVLADCGNNISEAARRLGIHRRSLQRKLRKRAPEDPAIPNVPDDDDDIEE